From one Lycium barbarum isolate Lr01 chromosome 6, ASM1917538v2, whole genome shotgun sequence genomic stretch:
- the LOC132600763 gene encoding uncharacterized protein LOC132600763 isoform X2, giving the protein MSPAAKSKSKDKRVSKEPPKVASSANAGAGVPTSGYNPLLGTFHALDTAPVTSNAARFRNIDETDDFSGHSHGAGGEYETVSNNGSWSGESEDHKERTSNLPLRQETLLGADNDKREKIRQKNEKKHQRQKERRAQELHEKCSGYLMSRKLEALAQQLVAMGFSSEQATMALILNEGRVEESVAWLLEGGEEANKDTDNIDTGGNLKIDISEELARIVHMEISCKCSKQDVERAVVACEGDLEKAEEMLRSQKQEPPSEPPKPEETVKVSVKPSSCSTIPAKRDDKDFNHTKAVVTAGPSMDPGSQNRPLLKRAQLKLDWAKPPQVPVPVDKRWPNAGSNPSISYSVASSVQVSRPTKIEGPRYVAIGNELKNLQIGTVREPGTAGSWYPNYSVETVTPNGMIPHGVSTNQLYNQLHYQQHQQQEQFVSSNVTLKSPGASRGNGLWSRTGVAQTQMISPATSLGLFSGLGTDDSFGLSPPVDWDTSVVPMVQLDYNNIDWSLHPDPSSSRTGGIWPTTKSFFQNNAHTYDTFTPELAVNSTGRPVLGNGIGVAIPGLQDGAGTADALAGRSREWTSPFEERDFFSLPRQFVSSPSL; this is encoded by the exons ATGTCTCCTGCAGCTAAGTCCAAGTCAAAGGATAAAAGGGTGAGTAAGGAACCACCCAAAGTTGCTTCAAGTGCAAATGCAGGCGCTGGGGTTCCCACCAGTGGATACAACCCTCTTTTGGGGACATTTCATGCACTTGACACAGCTCCGGTGACTTCAAATGCTGCTCGTTTCAGAAACATTGATGAGACAGATGACTTTAGTGGGCACTCTCATGGAGCTGGTGGAGAGTATGAAACTGTTTCCAATAATGGTAGCTGGTCTGGTGAGTCTGAGGACCATAAAGAGAGAACTTCTAATCTTCCTCTCCGACAAGAGACATTACTTGGCGCTGATAACGACAAGCGGGAAAAAATCCGTCAGAAAAACGAAAAGAAGCATCAACGTCAGAAGGAGAGGCGAGCACAAGAGTTGCATGAGAAGTGTAGTGGCTATCTCATGTCGAGAAAGCTTGAAGCACTAGCTCAGCAGCTTGTGGCTATGGGGTTCTCCTCGGAACAGGCAACTATGGCTCTTATTCTGAATGAAGGCAGAGTAGAAGAATCAGTAGCATGGTTACTTGAAGGCGGCGAAGAGGCAAACAAAGACACGGACAATATTGATACTGGGGGTAATTTGAAAATTGACATATCAGAAGAGCTTGCTCGCATTGTGCACATGGAAATTAGCTGTAAGTGCTCCAAGCAGGATGTGGAAAGAGCGGTAGTTGCCTGCGAGGGTGATCTTGAGAAGGCTGAAGAGATGTTGAGATCACAAAAGCAGGAGCCCCCCTCTGAGCCGCCCAAGCCAGAAGAAACTGTAAAAGTATCTGTAAAACCTTCATCATGTAGTACAATACCAGCGAAGAGAGATGATAAAGACTTCAATCATACTAAAGCTGTTGTCACAGCAGGGCCTTCTATGGATCCTGGGAGCCAAAATAGACCCTTACTGAAAAGGGCTCAGCTGAAATTGGACTGGGCCAAGCCACCTCAAGTGCCTGTACCCGTTGACAAAAGGTGGCCGAATGCAGGATCAAATCCTTCTATTTCCTATTCTGTGGCATCTTCTGTGCAGGTGTCACGTCCCACCAAGATAGAAGGCCCCCGTTATGTGgctattggaaatgaattgaagaATCTACAAATAGGAACTGTGAGAGAACCAG GAACAGCAGGGTCGTGGTATCCTAATTATAGTGTTGAAACAGTGACACCCAATGGTATGATTCCACATGGTGTCAGCACTAACCAATTGTACAACCAACTTCATTATCAGCAGCACCAACAGCAAGAGCAATTTGTTTCCAGCAATGTCACTCTCAAATCTCCAGGGGCTAGCCGTGGAAATGGTTTGTGGAGTAGGACAGGTGTAGCACAGACACAAATGATTTCTCCAGCTACCTCGCTTGGACTCTTCTCCGGGCTGGGGACCGATGATTCTTTTGGGCTGTCACCTCCTGTTGACTGGGATACCAGTGTTGTCCCGATGGTGCAGCTAGATTACAACAACATAGACTGGAGTTTACATCCCGATCCGTCATCATCAAGAACAGGTGGTATCTGGCCAACAACAAAATCGTTTTTCCAAAACAATGCTCATACATATGATACATTTACCCCTGAACTCGCTGTAAATTCTACTGGAAGACCTGTTCTGGGCAATGGGATTGGTGTTGCGATCCCTGGATTGCAGGATGGAGCTGGTACAGCAGATGCCTTGGCGGGTCGTTCCCGGGAGTGGACTTCTCCCTTTGAAGAGAGAGATTTTTTTAGCTTACCAAGACAGTTTGTTTCTTCTCCCTCTCTGTAG
- the LOC132600763 gene encoding uncharacterized protein LOC132600763 isoform X1, whose protein sequence is MSPAAKSKSKDKRVSKEPPKVASSANAGAGVPTSGYNPLLGTFHALDTAPVTSNAARFRNIDETDDFSGHSHGAGGEYETVSNNGSWSGESEDHKERTSNLPLRQETLLGADNDKREKIRQKNEKKHQRQKERRAQELHEKCSGYLMSRKLEALAQQLVAMGFSSEQATMALILNEGRVEESVAWLLEGGEEANKDTDNIDTGGNLKIDISEELARIVHMEISCKCSKQDVERAVVACEGDLEKAEEMLRSQKQEPPSEPPKPEETVKVSVKPSSCSTIPAKRDDKDFNHTKAVVTAGPSMDPGSQNRPLLKRAQLKLDWAKPPQVPVPVDKRWPNAGSNPSISYSVASSVQVSRPTKIEGPRYVAIGNELKNLQIGTVREPGMFMQRTQSTNARQTLTSNVSSSPPGTAGSWYPNYSVETVTPNGMIPHGVSTNQLYNQLHYQQHQQQEQFVSSNVTLKSPGASRGNGLWSRTGVAQTQMISPATSLGLFSGLGTDDSFGLSPPVDWDTSVVPMVQLDYNNIDWSLHPDPSSSRTGGIWPTTKSFFQNNAHTYDTFTPELAVNSTGRPVLGNGIGVAIPGLQDGAGTADALAGRSREWTSPFEERDFFSLPRQFVSSPSL, encoded by the coding sequence ATGTCTCCTGCAGCTAAGTCCAAGTCAAAGGATAAAAGGGTGAGTAAGGAACCACCCAAAGTTGCTTCAAGTGCAAATGCAGGCGCTGGGGTTCCCACCAGTGGATACAACCCTCTTTTGGGGACATTTCATGCACTTGACACAGCTCCGGTGACTTCAAATGCTGCTCGTTTCAGAAACATTGATGAGACAGATGACTTTAGTGGGCACTCTCATGGAGCTGGTGGAGAGTATGAAACTGTTTCCAATAATGGTAGCTGGTCTGGTGAGTCTGAGGACCATAAAGAGAGAACTTCTAATCTTCCTCTCCGACAAGAGACATTACTTGGCGCTGATAACGACAAGCGGGAAAAAATCCGTCAGAAAAACGAAAAGAAGCATCAACGTCAGAAGGAGAGGCGAGCACAAGAGTTGCATGAGAAGTGTAGTGGCTATCTCATGTCGAGAAAGCTTGAAGCACTAGCTCAGCAGCTTGTGGCTATGGGGTTCTCCTCGGAACAGGCAACTATGGCTCTTATTCTGAATGAAGGCAGAGTAGAAGAATCAGTAGCATGGTTACTTGAAGGCGGCGAAGAGGCAAACAAAGACACGGACAATATTGATACTGGGGGTAATTTGAAAATTGACATATCAGAAGAGCTTGCTCGCATTGTGCACATGGAAATTAGCTGTAAGTGCTCCAAGCAGGATGTGGAAAGAGCGGTAGTTGCCTGCGAGGGTGATCTTGAGAAGGCTGAAGAGATGTTGAGATCACAAAAGCAGGAGCCCCCCTCTGAGCCGCCCAAGCCAGAAGAAACTGTAAAAGTATCTGTAAAACCTTCATCATGTAGTACAATACCAGCGAAGAGAGATGATAAAGACTTCAATCATACTAAAGCTGTTGTCACAGCAGGGCCTTCTATGGATCCTGGGAGCCAAAATAGACCCTTACTGAAAAGGGCTCAGCTGAAATTGGACTGGGCCAAGCCACCTCAAGTGCCTGTACCCGTTGACAAAAGGTGGCCGAATGCAGGATCAAATCCTTCTATTTCCTATTCTGTGGCATCTTCTGTGCAGGTGTCACGTCCCACCAAGATAGAAGGCCCCCGTTATGTGgctattggaaatgaattgaagaATCTACAAATAGGAACTGTGAGAGAACCAGGTATGTTCATGCAACGAACCCAGTCTACCAATGCCAGGCAAACTCTAACCTCAAATGTAAGCTCATCTCCTCCAGGAACAGCAGGGTCGTGGTATCCTAATTATAGTGTTGAAACAGTGACACCCAATGGTATGATTCCACATGGTGTCAGCACTAACCAATTGTACAACCAACTTCATTATCAGCAGCACCAACAGCAAGAGCAATTTGTTTCCAGCAATGTCACTCTCAAATCTCCAGGGGCTAGCCGTGGAAATGGTTTGTGGAGTAGGACAGGTGTAGCACAGACACAAATGATTTCTCCAGCTACCTCGCTTGGACTCTTCTCCGGGCTGGGGACCGATGATTCTTTTGGGCTGTCACCTCCTGTTGACTGGGATACCAGTGTTGTCCCGATGGTGCAGCTAGATTACAACAACATAGACTGGAGTTTACATCCCGATCCGTCATCATCAAGAACAGGTGGTATCTGGCCAACAACAAAATCGTTTTTCCAAAACAATGCTCATACATATGATACATTTACCCCTGAACTCGCTGTAAATTCTACTGGAAGACCTGTTCTGGGCAATGGGATTGGTGTTGCGATCCCTGGATTGCAGGATGGAGCTGGTACAGCAGATGCCTTGGCGGGTCGTTCCCGGGAGTGGACTTCTCCCTTTGAAGAGAGAGATTTTTTTAGCTTACCAAGACAGTTTGTTTCTTCTCCCTCTCTGTAG